The following proteins are encoded in a genomic region of Acidobacteriota bacterium:
- a CDS encoding VOC family protein, which produces MKNLFHLAFPVHDLDAAREFYGGVLECPEGRSSERWIDFDLYGHQIVTHLAPGSAGVKVSNHVDADNVPVPHFGIVLQMDDWRKLADRLTKKGVKFIIEPKIRFAGEVGEQATMFFLDPSGNALEFKGFADFESVFAK; this is translated from the coding sequence ATGAAAAATCTATTTCATCTCGCATTCCCGGTTCACGATCTCGACGCTGCACGCGAGTTTTACGGCGGAGTTTTGGAATGCCCCGAAGGCCGCAGCAGTGAACGCTGGATCGATTTTGACCTCTACGGTCACCAGATCGTGACGCACCTTGCACCGGGATCAGCCGGTGTCAAAGTGAGCAATCATGTTGACGCCGACAATGTGCCGGTGCCGCATTTTGGGATCGTGCTGCAAATGGATGACTGGAGGAAGCTTGCAGATAGACTAACAAAAAAGGGCGTGAAGTTTATCATCGAGCCGAAGATCCGTTTCGCGGGCGAGGTCGGCGAACAGGCGACGATGTTCTTTCTCGACCCGAGCGGTAATGCTCTGGAGTTTAAGGGATTTGCCGATTTTGAGAGTGTCTTTGCAAAGTGA
- a CDS encoding polysaccharide deacetylase family protein: protein MKAVLLLLLTSLAVAAQAQLQTVAVTIDDLPVVSTRGDLKNRRQITKKLLGHIKKAKVPAIGFVNENKLYAKDKRDEKQIDLLRQWIDAGLELGNHTFSHPSLNRIELAEYEADLLKGETITKDLLRSKGREMRYFRHPFLQTGRTMEIKEKFDAFLLEHGYTVAPITFDNADYIFSRAYDIAYDRKDKKLMKQVGDAYVPYMEAKLDYWERQSVKLFGREVSQTLLIHANFINSDYFDDLAVMFVRRGYKFIDLETALKDDAYKLPDTFIGGAGISWLHRWALGRGKGNVLSDEPTVPDFVLKLSGFESE from the coding sequence ATGAAAGCCGTATTACTTCTATTACTTACATCGCTGGCCGTTGCGGCACAAGCACAGCTGCAGACGGTTGCTGTGACGATCGACGATCTGCCGGTAGTCTCGACCCGCGGCGATCTTAAGAATCGCCGACAGATCACTAAGAAGCTGCTCGGGCACATTAAGAAAGCCAAGGTTCCGGCGATCGGTTTCGTCAACGAGAACAAACTCTACGCCAAGGACAAACGCGACGAAAAGCAGATCGACCTTTTGCGTCAATGGATCGATGCCGGTCTGGAACTAGGCAATCACACATTCTCGCATCCAAGCCTGAACAGGATCGAACTTGCCGAATACGAGGCCGACTTGCTTAAGGGCGAGACGATAACAAAGGACTTGTTAAGATCAAAGGGCCGCGAGATGCGGTATTTTCGGCATCCGTTCTTACAGACCGGGCGGACAATGGAGATCAAAGAAAAGTTCGATGCTTTTCTTTTGGAACACGGTTATACGGTGGCTCCGATCACGTTTGACAACGCCGATTACATCTTCTCGAGGGCGTACGATATCGCGTATGACCGTAAAGATAAAAAGTTGATGAAGCAGGTCGGCGACGCTTATGTTCCGTATATGGAAGCGAAGCTCGATTATTGGGAAAGGCAATCTGTGAAGCTGTTTGGCCGGGAAGTGTCGCAGACGCTGCTTATACACGCGAATTTCATCAATTCTGACTATTTTGACGACTTGGCGGTGATGTTCGTGCGGCGTGGTTATAAGTTTATCGATCTTGAAACGGCTCTCAAAGATGACGCCTACAAACTCCCCGACACTTTCATTGGCGGAGCAGGCATCTCATGGCTGCATCGCTGGGCGCTCGGACGCGGCAAGGGTAATGTCTTGTCGGACGAACCGACCGTGCCTGATTTTGTTCTAAAACTCTCGGGTTTCGAATCTGAATAG
- a CDS encoding aldehyde dehydrogenase (NADP(+)) produces MNHELTGLSIIGSSRGKSDGSTFHAFDPHTGSAVEPSFYSASISELEYAAELAEMARIPFGNSSGLERAEFLRAIADNIEALGETLIERASLETGLPNARFFGERGRTCGQLRMFADLLDEGSWVDARVDHAIPDRQPIPKPDIRSMLRPLGPVAVFCASNFPLAYSVAGGDTASALAAGCPVIVNAHIAHPGTAELVGAAIAKAVKDRSMPEGVFSLLFSDGYEVGQALVKHQAIKAVGFTGSRRGGRALMDIAAARPEPIPVYTEMSSVNPTFFLPSAIRERNKALVDGLHASVTGGVGQFCTKPGLVFLPETADTQTFISNFQTQISNTPPAPLLTDGIRKSYNDASEVRRNQVNDFSANMESALDGFSVNPSVFETTAKEFLNQPELSDEIFGPTTLLIKSQDKEDLLAIARSLEGQLTASIHGSDEDLVEYADLLAILETKVGRLIFNGFSTGVEVCPSMVHGGPYPATSDSRSTAVGSRAITRFSRLVCFQNFPDGALPDELKEHNPLGIWRMTDGEFQR; encoded by the coding sequence ATGAACCACGAACTTACCGGCCTCTCGATCATTGGCTCAAGCCGCGGAAAATCTGACGGCAGTACTTTCCACGCATTCGATCCGCACACTGGATCTGCTGTCGAACCTTCGTTTTACTCGGCGTCCATTTCTGAACTTGAATATGCCGCAGAACTTGCCGAGATGGCTCGCATTCCGTTCGGCAACTCTTCGGGATTGGAACGTGCCGAATTCCTTCGGGCGATCGCTGACAATATCGAGGCACTCGGCGAGACACTTATCGAGCGAGCATCACTCGAAACCGGTCTTCCGAATGCCCGTTTTTTTGGCGAACGAGGACGGACGTGCGGCCAACTCCGAATGTTCGCAGACCTTTTAGACGAAGGTTCTTGGGTCGATGCCCGTGTCGATCACGCAATTCCGGATCGACAGCCGATCCCCAAACCGGACATCCGCTCGATGCTTCGCCCGCTGGGTCCGGTTGCTGTTTTTTGTGCGAGCAACTTCCCTCTCGCGTATTCAGTGGCCGGCGGCGATACGGCATCGGCACTCGCTGCGGGGTGTCCGGTGATAGTGAACGCCCATATTGCCCATCCGGGCACCGCCGAACTTGTCGGGGCCGCGATCGCAAAAGCCGTTAAAGACCGCTCAATGCCCGAAGGCGTTTTCAGCCTGTTGTTTTCCGATGGTTATGAGGTCGGCCAGGCTCTTGTCAAGCATCAAGCAATCAAGGCCGTCGGATTTACCGGTTCCCGGCGCGGCGGACGTGCACTAATGGATATCGCCGCTGCCCGGCCTGAGCCGATCCCGGTTTATACCGAAATGAGTTCCGTCAACCCTACGTTCTTCCTGCCAAGTGCAATTCGCGAACGCAACAAAGCACTCGTCGACGGTCTGCATGCATCGGTTACCGGCGGCGTTGGTCAATTTTGCACAAAGCCGGGGTTGGTCTTTTTGCCCGAGACCGCCGATACGCAAACCTTTATCTCAAATTTCCAAACTCAGATATCAAATACTCCGCCTGCTCCTCTCTTAACTGATGGAATACGAAAAAGCTACAATGATGCGAGTGAGGTTCGTAGGAATCAGGTCAATGACTTTTCGGCAAACATGGAATCGGCTCTAGACGGCTTTTCTGTTAATCCATCTGTTTTTGAAACAACCGCGAAAGAATTTCTGAATCAACCCGAACTTAGCGATGAGATATTCGGCCCGACGACCCTTTTGATCAAATCGCAAGACAAAGAAGATCTGTTGGCGATCGCTCGCTCACTCGAAGGCCAACTTACCGCATCTATCCACGGCAGCGACGAAGATCTTGTCGAATACGCCGACCTGCTCGCGATCCTCGAAACAAAGGTCGGGCGTCTGATATTCAACGGCTTTTCGACCGGCGTCGAGGTTTGCCCATCGATGGTCCACGGAGGGCCATATCCGGCGACGTCTGATTCACGCTCGACCGCGGTTGGTTCGCGTGCCATCACGCGGTTTTCCAGATTGGTCTGTTTTCAAAACTTCCCGGACGGTGCACTTCCCGACGAATTGAAAGAGCACAATCCTCTCGGTATCTGGCGAATGACCGACGGCGAATTTCAACGGTGA
- a CDS encoding dihydrodipicolinate synthase family protein — protein MNWTGVMPAITTCFDENLDIDHDFTAKHVRWLVDNGCTGIVTNGSLGEGGTLSISEKIALWKTCVDAVGDRVPIVAAIASMTTSDACAQAVEAESAGCSGLMVLPPYVYRGDWREMKQHIVSVCRATPLSCMLYNNPVAYGTDFLPEHVAELAAELPNLHAVKESSTDVRRITAVRALIGDRLKVFVGVDDCIVEGINAGATGWIAGLVSAFPKESVDLYRSAMNGDNESARVIYEWFLPLLRLDTVPKFVQLIKLVQEKVGWGSARVRPPRLELVGEELAETLKIIDTAIATRP, from the coding sequence ATGAATTGGACGGGTGTCATGCCCGCGATCACCACATGTTTTGACGAGAACCTGGATATCGACCACGACTTCACAGCAAAGCACGTCAGATGGCTTGTCGATAACGGCTGCACGGGCATCGTGACCAACGGCAGTCTAGGCGAAGGCGGGACACTTTCTATCAGCGAAAAGATCGCGTTATGGAAAACCTGTGTCGACGCTGTCGGCGATCGGGTGCCCATAGTTGCGGCGATCGCCTCGATGACGACCTCCGATGCATGTGCTCAGGCCGTCGAAGCCGAATCAGCGGGCTGTTCGGGACTCATGGTCCTACCGCCGTATGTGTATCGCGGCGATTGGCGAGAGATGAAACAGCACATCGTTTCGGTCTGCCGTGCAACGCCGCTTTCGTGCATGCTCTACAACAATCCTGTCGCATACGGTACTGACTTTTTGCCCGAACACGTCGCCGAACTTGCGGCAGAATTGCCAAATCTCCACGCAGTAAAAGAATCGAGTACTGACGTCCGACGCATAACCGCGGTCAGGGCTCTGATCGGTGATCGGTTAAAGGTATTTGTCGGAGTCGATGATTGCATTGTCGAAGGCATCAACGCCGGAGCGACCGGTTGGATCGCGGGACTCGTTAGTGCATTTCCAAAGGAATCGGTCGATCTTTATCGTTCGGCAATGAACGGTGACAACGAAAGTGCCCGCGTGATCTACGAATGGTTCCTGCCGCTGCTAAGGCTGGACACGGTGCCGAAGTTCGTTCAGCTTATCAAACTCGTTCAGGAAAAGGTCGGCTGGGGCTCTGCCCGCGTTCGTCCGCCGCGGTTAGAACTCGTCGGCGAAGAGCTCGCGGAAACATTAAAGATCATCGACACAGCCATCGCAACTCGGCCTTAG
- a CDS encoding FAD-dependent oxidoreductase gives MSRLATDILIVGGGPAGLAAAAAASETAGKCITVVDDNPNLGGQIWKASLGRFRSAEARNLIDALSTGKVHIVNHAQVFGSLNTCTLLAETPEGSLELEFEKLIIATGAREMFLPFSGWTLPNVCGAGGLQALVKGGLKIENRRVVVAGTGALLLVVAEFLKTKGANVVAIAEQAPVAKINRFALGLWRSPTKILQAIDLKRKLFDIPYLTDCWVKSAGGESNLTTVELTRRGKNWTVECDYLACGFHLVPNTELAAVLGCRIEEGFVSVNEYQETSIENIFCAGEPTGIGGVEASLIEGKIAGLTACGETEKASRLFTRRGKARRFGDTLNKTFALREELKLLPNADTIVCRCEDIDYGRLTEFSNFRDAKLQTRCGMGPCQGRICGTATNFLFGWKPGSVRPPIFPVKMENL, from the coding sequence ATGAGTAGATTGGCAACTGACATCCTGATCGTCGGCGGCGGCCCGGCCGGCCTTGCGGCTGCCGCCGCTGCATCGGAAACTGCAGGTAAATGCATTACCGTCGTCGATGACAATCCGAACCTCGGCGGCCAGATATGGAAAGCCTCGCTCGGCAGATTCAGGTCGGCTGAAGCCCGAAATCTGATCGACGCGTTATCAACGGGCAAGGTCCACATCGTCAACCATGCTCAGGTTTTTGGCTCGCTGAACACCTGCACCTTGCTCGCTGAAACGCCCGAAGGTTCACTCGAATTGGAATTTGAGAAACTAATAATCGCAACCGGAGCCCGAGAAATGTTCCTTCCGTTCAGCGGTTGGACCTTGCCGAACGTCTGCGGTGCCGGAGGACTCCAGGCTCTCGTAAAAGGCGGGCTTAAGATCGAAAATAGACGCGTCGTCGTCGCCGGCACCGGAGCGTTGCTGCTCGTGGTTGCCGAATTTCTAAAAACGAAAGGAGCAAATGTTGTCGCGATCGCCGAGCAGGCTCCGGTTGCCAAGATCAACAGATTTGCTCTCGGACTTTGGCGTTCGCCGACCAAGATCCTTCAGGCCATCGATCTGAAACGAAAACTGTTCGACATTCCATATCTGACCGATTGCTGGGTAAAGTCGGCTGGCGGCGAATCCAACCTGACGACTGTCGAACTAACTCGTCGAGGCAAAAACTGGACGGTCGAATGCGATTATTTAGCCTGTGGCTTTCATCTTGTGCCAAACACGGAGCTCGCCGCGGTTCTTGGCTGCAGAATCGAAGAAGGCTTTGTATCAGTCAACGAATATCAAGAGACCTCGATCGAGAACATATTTTGTGCAGGCGAACCGACCGGGATCGGCGGGGTCGAGGCATCTTTGATCGAGGGAAAGATCGCGGGCTTAACGGCCTGTGGCGAAACCGAAAAGGCCAGTCGTTTGTTTACTCGACGTGGAAAGGCTCGCCGATTTGGCGATACGCTGAATAAGACGTTTGCATTGAGGGAAGAACTCAAATTGCTTCCCAATGCTGATACGATCGTTTGCCGCTGTGAAGATATCGATTACGGCCGTTTGACGGAGTTTTCCAATTTTCGCGATGCCAAACTGCAAACACGATGCGGAATGGGACCGTGTCAGGGCCGTATCTGCGGGACGGCAACAAATTTTTTGTTCGGCTGGAAGCCAGGCTCCGTGCGGCCGCCGATATTTCCGGTTAAAATGGAGAACCTATGA
- a CDS encoding (2Fe-2S)-binding protein, with product MTLNVNKNEVIVEDGCTVAAAVFAAGCDGFHRSVSGEVRGPLCGMGVCFECRVTIDGIRLSRSCNILAADGMEVMTDE from the coding sequence ATCACGCTTAACGTCAACAAAAATGAAGTAATCGTTGAGGATGGATGCACGGTCGCCGCCGCAGTATTTGCCGCCGGATGCGATGGTTTTCATCGATCGGTTAGTGGTGAAGTTCGCGGGCCGCTTTGTGGAATGGGCGTTTGTTTCGAATGCCGCGTAACGATCGACGGCATCCGACTCAGTCGAAGCTGCAATATACTCGCCGCCGATGGAATGGAGGTCATGACGGATGAGTAG
- a CDS encoding FAD-binding oxidoreductase, whose translation MTYDVAIIGGGIIGAACAASLSAAGLSVVIIESTGIASGSTSAGMGHIVVMDDSTAQLALTQYSQRLWNSLAPELPKLSEFDNCGTIWIAADDEEMREVHRKNILYSSHGVASEILDEQSLAQAEPNLRNGLTGGLLVRGDSVVYQLFATRYLIDKAKRRGAVLNIGTKAVEIREGGVTLADGSQTAAGRIVNAAGADAAELSPELKIAKRKGHLAITERYQAFARHQLIELGYLKSAHGNEADSVAFNVQPRSTGQVLLGSSRQNGAEDSEIDYAILRRMTSRAFEYMPKLRELSITRVWTGFRPATPDNLPFIGMLPGRENVYVAAGHEGLGITTSLGTAELIADAILGRPSAIPVEPYSPSRSFDEH comes from the coding sequence ATGACATATGATGTTGCGATCATCGGCGGCGGCATCATAGGAGCAGCATGTGCTGCAAGTCTTTCGGCTGCGGGCTTGAGTGTAGTGATCATTGAGTCGACCGGGATCGCCTCGGGCTCGACTTCGGCCGGTATGGGCCACATTGTGGTCATGGATGACTCTACGGCTCAACTTGCGTTGACGCAATATTCGCAGAGATTGTGGAACAGCCTCGCACCCGAACTGCCAAAACTAAGCGAATTCGACAATTGCGGGACGATATGGATCGCAGCCGATGACGAAGAGATGCGGGAGGTTCATCGAAAGAATATCCTTTACAGCTCTCATGGCGTCGCTTCGGAGATACTCGACGAACAGTCTCTTGCCCAGGCCGAACCCAATCTTCGCAACGGCCTCACGGGTGGCCTTTTGGTACGCGGTGACAGCGTTGTTTACCAGCTATTTGCGACTCGATATTTGATCGATAAAGCTAAGCGTAGGGGTGCGGTTTTGAATATTGGAACAAAAGCCGTTGAGATTAGAGAGGGCGGCGTTACACTTGCGGATGGCTCACAAACTGCCGCGGGACGTATTGTCAACGCCGCAGGTGCGGACGCTGCCGAACTTTCCCCCGAACTCAAGATCGCCAAACGAAAAGGCCATCTCGCTATTACAGAACGCTATCAGGCTTTTGCCCGGCACCAACTGATCGAACTCGGTTATCTCAAGTCGGCACACGGTAACGAAGCCGATTCCGTCGCTTTCAACGTCCAACCAAGAAGCACGGGCCAGGTCTTACTCGGCTCGTCGCGGCAAAACGGTGCCGAGGACAGCGAGATCGATTACGCAATATTGCGTCGAATGACTTCGAGGGCGTTTGAATACATGCCGAAACTGCGAGAGCTTTCGATAACACGTGTTTGGACCGGCTTTCGCCCCGCGACACCGGACAATCTGCCCTTTATAGGCATGCTGCCAGGCCGTGAGAATGTTTATGTTGCCGCCGGACACGAGGGGCTCGGCATTACGACATCGCTCGGCACCGCAGAATTGATCGCCGACGCAATTCTCGGACGGCCATCCGCAATTCCTGTCGAACCATATTCACCTTCGAGGAGTTTCGACGAACATTGA
- a CDS encoding 4-hydroxyproline epimerase, with product MPDIQIIRAIDSHTGGEPTRVVIDGFPDLGDGTMTDRLENFRSDHDKLRSAIVREPRGHEAVVGALLCAPVDREAAAGVIFFNNVGYLGMCGHGTIGLVKTLEYMGQISTGTHKIETPVGTIETALDSNGLVTITNVPSYRHSQDVAVDVDGYGTVFGDIAYGGNWFFLIEKHWLDLELNELAELSKFSSAVREALLKNGITGKNGAEIDHIELFSPTPNADSRNFVLCPGIEYDRSPCGTGTSAKLACLYADGKLKMGEIWRQESIIGSIFEGSVNVADGKIIPSIRGSAFVTAEIELILNEADPFCYGIGTK from the coding sequence ATGCCGGACATTCAAATAATTCGAGCTATCGATTCGCACACCGGCGGCGAACCGACACGCGTTGTCATTGATGGCTTTCCCGATCTTGGCGACGGGACGATGACCGATCGACTTGAGAACTTTCGAAGCGACCATGACAAGCTGCGTTCCGCTATAGTTCGCGAGCCACGGGGCCACGAGGCTGTAGTCGGAGCCTTATTATGCGCACCGGTCGATCGAGAAGCGGCAGCCGGTGTTATTTTCTTTAACAATGTCGGCTATCTCGGTATGTGCGGCCACGGTACTATCGGGCTTGTCAAAACACTCGAATACATGGGCCAGATCTCGACCGGTACGCACAAGATCGAAACGCCGGTCGGCACTATCGAAACAGCCTTAGACAGTAACGGCCTGGTAACTATCACGAACGTACCTAGCTACAGGCATTCACAAGATGTTGCTGTCGATGTAGACGGTTACGGGACCGTGTTCGGCGATATCGCTTATGGCGGCAACTGGTTCTTCCTGATCGAGAAGCATTGGCTGGACTTGGAACTAAACGAACTTGCAGAGCTATCGAAATTTTCATCGGCCGTTCGCGAGGCCTTACTAAAGAATGGCATTACCGGCAAAAACGGTGCTGAGATCGACCACATCGAACTCTTTTCGCCTACGCCAAACGCTGACAGCCGCAATTTTGTGCTTTGCCCGGGCATCGAGTATGACCGCAGTCCTTGCGGCACCGGAACGAGTGCCAAACTTGCTTGCCTCTACGCTGACGGTAAACTCAAGATGGGCGAAATTTGGCGTCAGGAAAGCATTATCGGCAGCATTTTTGAGGGCTCCGTGAATGTTGCGGACGGCAAAATAATTCCGTCGATCCGCGGTTCGGCATTCGTAACGGCCGAGATCGAACTTATCCTGAACGAGGCTGACCCTTTTTGTTACGGCATCGGAACAAAATGA
- a CDS encoding histone deacetylase, translating into MKTAIVHHPIYQKHNTGVGHPETSLRYDAVMDALKEDPEFWQSLDEIIPEKASKGLIQAAHTVQHYKRVEGAFEHGVERLDPDTVISMTSFEASMFAAGGAIAGVDAVMQTDARNAFVAVRPPGHHASAENAMGFCIFNNVAVAARYAQNNYKEIDNVAILDWDVHHGNGTQGIFYDDPSVYFFSMHQYPWYPGTGAKGETGFGRGLGKTMNIPVKANTIAGEQTRMFEGALEDISSKFKPDLIIISAGFDAHLTDPLGQLRLADPDFGSMTRSVMQWADDVCGGRVVSCLEGGYNLDTLGQTVKNHIAELSR; encoded by the coding sequence ATGAAAACCGCAATTGTTCACCATCCGATCTACCAAAAACACAATACTGGTGTCGGCCATCCGGAGACCTCACTTCGGTATGACGCGGTGATGGATGCATTGAAGGAAGATCCGGAATTTTGGCAGAGCCTCGACGAGATCATTCCGGAAAAGGCTTCGAAAGGGCTGATCCAGGCGGCTCATACGGTGCAGCATTATAAGCGTGTCGAAGGTGCATTTGAACACGGCGTGGAGCGTTTGGATCCCGATACGGTGATCTCGATGACATCATTTGAGGCGTCCATGTTCGCTGCGGGAGGAGCGATCGCCGGTGTCGATGCCGTGATGCAGACCGATGCTCGAAATGCGTTTGTCGCGGTACGTCCGCCGGGCCATCACGCTTCGGCAGAGAACGCGATGGGGTTTTGCATATTCAATAATGTCGCGGTCGCGGCACGATACGCCCAAAACAATTACAAAGAGATCGACAATGTCGCGATTCTGGATTGGGATGTACACCACGGCAATGGCACGCAGGGAATTTTCTATGATGACCCGAGCGTCTATTTTTTCTCAATGCACCAATATCCGTGGTATCCGGGAACAGGTGCTAAAGGCGAAACCGGTTTTGGTCGAGGGCTCGGCAAGACTATGAACATTCCGGTGAAGGCTAATACGATCGCTGGCGAGCAAACACGTATGTTCGAGGGAGCTTTAGAGGACATCTCGTCAAAATTCAAGCCCGACCTTATCATAATTTCGGCCGGGTTTGATGCTCATTTGACCGATCCGCTTGGTCAATTGCGTTTGGCGGATCCCGATTTTGGGTCGATGACGCGTTCGGTGATGCAATGGGCAGATGATGTTTGCGGCGGCCGTGTCGTATCTTGTCTCGAGGGTGGATACAATTTAGACACGCTCGGGCAGACGGTCAAAAACCACATCGCCGAACTGAGCCGCTAA
- a CDS encoding zinc-ribbon domain containing protein, with protein sequence MPDTEIPCVQCREIFLFTEKEQELFYQRNMMPPQRCSKCRSKKAAIREDASTRFEIVCDNCGKHDTVPFQPKVGRSVLCKDCHQASRSRARHA encoded by the coding sequence ATGCCCGATACCGAAATACCTTGTGTACAATGCCGCGAGATCTTTCTCTTTACTGAGAAGGAGCAGGAGCTGTTTTACCAGCGGAATATGATGCCGCCGCAGCGTTGCTCAAAGTGCCGTTCGAAAAAAGCGGCGATTCGCGAGGATGCCTCTACGCGTTTTGAGATCGTCTGTGACAACTGCGGGAAGCACGATACGGTGCCGTTCCAACCAAAGGTAGGCCGCTCGGTCCTGTGTAAGGACTGTCATCAAGCCAGCCGCTCGCGGGCTAGGCATGCATAA
- a CDS encoding enoyl-CoA hydratase/isomerase family protein, which translates to MELETVVYSLDGTVATVAMNRPEALNALSLQLTLDLGAAIRQAINDDARAVVLTGNGRAFCSGGDLREMQSMWKREGRIEAFLEDPLAALHDVIKLIRETPIPFIASVNGVCAGAGTNFALACDLVVAADNATFNEAFVRIGLSPDCGGTYFLPRAIGEKFAAELFMTGETVTAERALQIGMINRVVPVDDLAVTAAMFAEKLSKAPTGSVGRIKRMLNASFSNSLNDQLALEHECQIESGKSDDFKEGVAAFFEKRPPNFSGR; encoded by the coding sequence ATGGAATTAGAAACAGTTGTCTATTCTCTCGATGGCACGGTAGCGACCGTTGCAATGAACCGGCCCGAGGCGTTGAATGCTTTGTCACTGCAATTGACGCTCGATCTTGGTGCGGCGATCAGGCAAGCGATCAATGATGATGCTCGTGCGGTCGTGCTCACGGGAAATGGCCGGGCATTTTGTTCCGGCGGCGACCTGCGTGAGATGCAGTCAATGTGGAAGCGAGAAGGTAGGATCGAGGCGTTTCTCGAAGATCCGCTCGCTGCTTTGCACGATGTTATCAAATTGATCCGCGAAACGCCGATACCGTTCATCGCCTCAGTTAACGGCGTCTGTGCCGGTGCGGGAACTAATTTTGCGCTGGCATGCGACCTCGTCGTCGCAGCTGACAACGCGACCTTCAATGAAGCTTTCGTCAGGATCGGTCTCTCGCCTGATTGCGGCGGCACCTACTTCCTGCCGCGAGCGATCGGTGAAAAATTCGCTGCAGAGTTGTTTATGACCGGGGAAACCGTCACAGCAGAAAGAGCTCTCCAGATCGGAATGATCAACCGTGTCGTGCCCGTCGATGATCTCGCGGTAACTGCCGCAATGTTTGCCGAAAAGCTCTCGAAAGCTCCAACAGGTTCGGTCGGACGCATCAAACGAATGCTCAACGCTTCGTTCTCAAATAGCCTCAACGACCAACTTGCCCTCGAACACGAATGCCAGATCGAATCGGGGAAGTCTGACGATTTCAAAGAAGGCGTCGCAGCATTTTTCGAAAAACGCCCACCGAATTTTAGCGGGAGGTAG